TTGCGGTTTCCGTGGATGGTAACCGCAAGCATTACCGCTTCAAGAATGCATCTAGGTACTATAAATTATTTATAATGTCAGTGTTTGAACTAATGACAAAAGTTCAGCCTCCTAATATGCACCAATTAACCTGTTTTATTTAGTGCTGAGGAACAGGCCATATTTGATGGCGTCTTCATCGCGAAGGATGACGACGTCGCAAAATTTGTGAACTACATTCACACCACAACCAAGCATGTAATATTGCAGactataattatataaacatgaATACAATAATCTCCTattcaagatttttttttaggtAACCCTTTTGaccattttaaatgtttatattgtAGGTGCCCGGAAGAGGCGTTTGTGGGGGGGAATGGTCGGCGGCTCGAGAGACCTCCAAAAAATCTGCCAGCAAGCTGGATGAAGAGGGACTGGAGCTTGCTGTGTGTCGGCATGGGCTGCTCCTATGTGCCCTCAATATGTTCAGGGGAGAGATCTTTGCATATCCCCTGTACATACAACGAAAGCTGGCCAACCTCACGCCGACCTTTTATTGCATGGATGTCACATGTAAATACTGGCCCTACCTCAACAAGGTTGCAAGAAGCTGCCCAGAGCTCCAGCATCTGCTCAGCATGAAGCCCTTCCTTTCAGTGTTCCATGCCAAAGCCCACGATTACAAATGTGACGTAAGCAATCATTACCAAGTGAATCACTTTATGTGAATATCCACACATTCACGTCAATATTGACATGTCATAACATGCTTTGttttttatgcattttaaaCAGGTAAAATGGAGTGGTGCCTATCAAGAGGGGGCTGGATTGACACTAGGGGGAGGTAGAGCAGGTCAATGCCTTCCTCTCTCGGATAGCAGTGACCACCAAACACATGtccaaagcaggtgaatggcTATAAAGTATGAACATGGGTACAAGAAATAAGCTGAAGTTAACACTAGATAACGCCATCATTTTATGCTGCAGGACGCACAGACATGCTCACCCTCTTGGCCATGCGCTGGAATCAGCAAAAGACTGACAACTTGGCCACCTCACTGTCCCGCAGATATCTGAGGGTAttaacatctttttttttttaagttttgttAGCAGATATTGAGGCTGTACACTGAATTtacttaattatttttatttactctAATTATTTTGTCATTTGTAGACCACAAAAGCTCTGGATGCCCAAAAGCGGAACATGGAGTCCATGAAGACCGAATTGGACGTCACAGAGAACCAGATGGAGGACTGGGTCAGTGACGTGAAGGATTGGGCAGACGGTGAGGAAATTATAAGTTTTGTAAGCACAGAGTTTCAGACTCTTGGCGATAATATCCTCTAACATTCTACCTAGTCTTTCTGAAGTATTCATTCAAATTAAACCGTTATTAGAAGTCACTTAAAATGTAACACGCATTTCCTCTCTACAGCAACAACCATCAACACGACTGATGTTGCCGCCTTGGCCAGCAGGGTCGAGGTGCTGGTTGCCAGTATTAAGAGACGGTCGCAGCGTCTCTACAAAGACTGCGACAGCAACAAAGGTCGTGCCAGGATCCGCCGCAAGATCCGGGACGAGAGGGGGTTCCTGAGTTCTGTGGTGGAGAAGTACAACGGAATGGTTCCCACAACAGAGACTCTGTGCTTTGAAAACATTCTGTCTGGAGAGACGGCTTGGCCATGGCAGCTACCACACAGTGGTAGGTTCACCAGTTGCTAGTTTGAATTTTAAATACTTCCAGCAAATTTGGCACACCTAATGCCTCTAATCGATCTCCATCTAACTTCTTTGTTGAATGCTCATCTTTCATGAATATgagttaatgtttttttataaatgctTTTCAGACTCTGTTGACCTTCGGACCAAGAGGAGAGCATTTGACCTGGTCATGGCAGGGAAAAGAATCCAGGAGGAGAAAATGATTCTTCAGAGGGAGATGAATCAGCACTGGAGGTCTCTGGGGAATCGTGCTGACTCCCTAAAAGAGCTGTCCTGCCTTGTTTCAAGGGCTACAACAGAACGTATGTTTTTAACTTGCATCACATTTATATGCACATCAAAGACTGGTGATCATTTTACTAATACTGGCTTTCTCATAACCTTCAAGATTCACCTTGGGGCCTTACTGAGGAAGGGTTGACTGGTCTACAGTGCATGATCAAAAAGAAACGGCACTTCATCACAAAAATGATGGCTAACGCGAGACACTGCTACCTACAAGTGTTGACTGCAGCAGAGGGGGCACAGATGATCAACTCCCAGGACACTTCTGATGACTACTCGGACAATGACTCTGACATTTCGgatgatgcattttaaacaatggctaTGCTTTGATTATTTAccaaattatttttaattgatttCATACTCTATTTAACTGCCTTTTAAAACCTTTGTGAAATaactaaaatgtgtttttgccTAAATGTTGTCTGATCCTTTAACTTCCTTCAAGTGCACTAGAAAGCTTTTTCCAAAGCTGATTATTTGTTTTATGTCTTATAGAATTGTCTCCTCTGTGCCATCTCTTGTCTATTTATCAGAATTTAATAAAAGACTTggttcatatagcacttttcaaaacagttataaAGTAGGCTACTGAACAGATAAAAACGTTATCAATAAAAACCTGTAGAGACGATGAGCTCTATAGAATAAAAGGCCCGGCCCGGAGGTGGTAAATCAGCGGGGCTGTCCCGAGGAAGTTTTGCTGGGAAAGAGTCACTGGAGGCGGGGTTGAGGGACGGAGCCGGGGACCCGGCCTGGAGGTGGCCAATCAGCGGGGAGTTCTGGATGAGGCGCGGCCGAGTTAGAATGAGAAGTGGGACTGGAGGTCCCCACAGTgccccccgcaccgaaacttggcccggtcggaccccgaggttAGGAAGTGGGGGGCCTCCCcttccggccctcggggtccgaccgggccaagtttcggtgcgggggtcccagttaggcactagaataaggtattcaaatttcagggcggtaggaccttcctatctcaaaaactttttccaccacattctgaaccattaggtcttacaggcaacacttctgaggggctttgtccaaatgacactccatttgggaaaactttttttctctaagggctagaactccaaatctcggatatgtcgttcttggggccccgggaaatgtgtgtaaacatttaagcatccctagctatcccGAAAAGgtcggaaaaggggcgtgacctccaacagtatagtaaatgtacataagtcAAAGGTTAGTTTCtcgtccccattttttgtgggatagaggtgtacatttgtggcttaaggtgtgtagacacagctggcctgtggccacgtttttgaagtctggggtcaaaaggtcaataggagccggcaccacgccgcttatgagataacaaaaagttaatgtgtatttctcacataactttttgtcattattaaagagaggcctgattctcagatatgcatgttggatggctagggtgtaggtctgggaag
This genomic interval from Gadus chalcogrammus isolate NIFS_2021 unplaced genomic scaffold, NIFS_Gcha_1.0 GACHA066, whole genome shotgun sequence contains the following:
- the LOC130378121 gene encoding uncharacterized protein LOC130378121 isoform X2, translated to MSKAGRTDMLTLLAMRWNQQKTDNLATSLSRRYLRTTKALDAQKRNMESMKTELDVTENQMEDWVSDVKDWADATTINTTDVAALASRVEVLVASIKRRSQRLYKDCDSNKGRARIRRKIRDERGFLSSVVEKYNGMVPTTETLCFENILSGETAWPWQLPHSDSVDLRTKRRAFDLVMAGKRIQEEKMILQREMNQHWRSLGNRADSLKELSCLVSRATTEHSPWGLTEEGLTGLQCMIKKKRHFITKMMANARHCYLQVLTAAEGAQMINSQDTSDDYSDNDSDISDDAF